Within the Flavobacterium sp. N502536 genome, the region TAATTCTGGATGAAAAAACCTTATTCCAAATTCCGTCACTAGTACTCAAATTACTTAAAGTAGCCACATTGTTAGGTATAGTCAGTGCCGCAGGGTTACTGCTGTTTGTTGTTCTTAAATAAAATTTATTATAAGCAATATCATTATAATAATCAAGCACCTGTACCTGGTAGATAGCCCCGAAAGTTAAATCTCCCACACTCACCATATTATTGTCTGCAGCAATAGCGACACAATACCAGCCTGATGTGTCAATTTGACTTCCCGAACCAAAAAAAGGACTAGGCCTGTAATAAACGTTATCGACCGGCATGGCATTGGGGCTGGCAGTTGTTCCTTTGCGCATAAATACTGCCCTATGATTTCCATTTCCTGGTTTCCAACTAATAGTAGCTGTTGTTTCTGTGATATTCGTAAAAACAATATCGGAAGCTTGAATCGTAGGTGCCTGCGCCACCGCCGTTTGAAAAACTGAGAAAAAAGCGATCACATAAACCCAAAAAGGCTTTTTTGTAAAAAAGAAAGTAAAAGTACAAGTCATATTGAAATTATTTTTTGAGTTATTAATTATCTTTCCGACATTTATTATAGGATAATTCCTAATTATAAACGACACGATAAAATAACACAAAAAAAACACTGCACTTTTTCAGAAGTAATAATCGTAACGATAGTATCAATAACTGTAGCTTTGTTTTGAACAAGCGTGGTACTGTTTTAAAAAAAATAAACGCATTGAAACCAAACACAATCACCGTACCTACCCACCGGTTAAAAACGTCGGCTATAATTTAAGTTGAGAGCAAAAAAAAAGTCTTTCCAAAAAATGAAAAGACTTTTGTCGGGGTGGCAGGATTCGAACCTGCGGCCTTCCCGATTCCTATCGGGACGAGATAACCGTTCGAATATTTCATTTAAGTGTAGAGCAAAAAAAAAGTCTCTCCAAAAAATGAAAAGACTTTTGTCGGGGTGGCAGGATTCGAACCTGCGGCCTTCCCGATTCCGATCGGGACGCGATAACCGTTCGAATATTTCATTTAAGTGTAGAGCAAAAAAAAAAGTCTCTCCAAAATATGAAAAGACTTTTGTCGGGTGCCCCGATTCGAACCTGCACACTTCCCGATTCCGATCGGGACGCGATAACCGTTCTGCCTATTTCATTTAAGTTTAAAGCAAAAAAAAGCCTTTTCAAAAAAACGAAAAGCCTTTTGTCGGGGTGCCCCGATTCGAACCTGCGGCCTTCCCGATTCCGATCGGGACGAGATAACCGTTCGAATATTTCATTTAAGTATAGAGCAAAAAAAAAGCCTTTTCAAAAAAATGAAAAGACTTTTGTCGGGGTGGCAGGATTCGAACCTGCGGACTTCCCGATTCCGATCGGGATGCGATAACCGTTCTGGCTATTTCATTTAAGTGTAGAGCAAAAAAAAGTCTTCTCAAAAAAATGAAAAGACTTTTGTCGGGGTGGCAGGATTCGAACCTGCGGACTTCCCGATTCCGATCGGGATGCGATAACCGTTCTGGCTATTTCATTTAAGTGTAGAGCAAAAAAAAAAGTCTTCTCAAAAAAATGAAAAGACTTTTGTCGGGGTGGCAGGATTCGAACCTGCGGCCTTCCCGATTCCGATCGGGACGAAATAACCGTTCTACCTATTTCATTTAAGTGTAGAGCAAAAAAAAAGTCTTCTCAAAAAATGAAAAGACTTTTGTCGGGCTGCCCCGATTCGAACCTGCGGCCTTCCCGATTCCGATCGGGACGCAATAACCGTTCGATATATCATTTAAGTTGACAGCAAAAAAAAAGTCTTTCCAAAAAATGAAAAGACTTTTGTCGGGGTGGCAGGATTCGAACCTGCGGCCTTCCCGATTCCGATCGGGACGCGATAACCGTTCGAATCTATCATTTAAGTTGAGAGCAAAAAAAAAGTCTTTCCAAAAAATGAAAAGACTTTTGTCGGGGTGCCCCGATTCGAACCTGCGGCCTTCCCGATTCCGATCGGGACGAGATAACCGTTCGAATATTTCATTTAAGTGTAGAGCAAAAAAAAAGTCTTTCAAAAAAATGAAAAGACTTTTGTCGGGGTGGCAGGATTCGAACCTGCGGCCTTCCCGATTCCGATCGGGACGCGATAACCGTTCGGATATATCATCTAAATTTAAAGCAAAAAAAAAGTCTTTCCAAAATATGAAAAGACTTTTGTCGGGGTGGCAGGATTCGAACCTGCGGCCTCCTGCTCCCAAAGCAGGCGCGATAACCGGGCTACGCTACACCCCGTAAGCGGGTGCAAAGATAGAACTATTTTTTACTTATCCAACAACAATTTTAAAAATATCAGTTTTTTTTATTTTCAAAATAGCAGCAGAGCTTCCAAAGTCTACTATCGTCTTTTTCTATTAACACGAAAAAAGCTTAAAAGCCCTCATCGTATCAAAATGTTATTATATTTACAAGTTCATAACATTAAACTCGTTTCCCTATGGAAGGTTTTCTTTTAGCCCTGATATTTTGTTTTTTATTTTATATCCTTAATACCATAAAAGGACGTTTTGATCATCTTGAAGAGGATATTCAAAAACTCAGTAAAAAACTTGATTTATTAAAAACAGCTGAAAAAACAACTGAAAATATTTCGGTTGCTCCAATTCCGGTTGTCAAAAAAGAAGATTTTAGGACAATCCCGGAACAATCCAATCCAAATATTCCTGAACCTGTTCAACCCAAAGTGGTCGAGGAAAAAATTCCTATCGCAACGCCAACAGAAGAAATTAAGGAATCAGAACCTGAAAAGCCACTAACTCCCGCAGCAATACAAGCTGCTTCAACAGTAGAAAAAACAACTCCGCAACAGCTTACTCCTGTAGCACCTGAAAAATCATTCTGGGAAAATTTCAAAGAAAAAAATCCGGATCTGGAAAAATTTATCGGAGAGAACTTAATTAATAAAATCGGAATTTTAATTCTCGTTTTAGGAATAAGCTATTTTGTAAAATATGCTATCGACAAAGACTGGATTAACGAACCTGCACGTGTGGGAATTGGTATTTTATCCGGAGCGCTGGTTATGGGAATTGCGCATAAATTGCGTAAAAACTATGCGGCATTCAGCTCTGTTATCGTTGCAGGAGCCATCGCCATTTTTTATTTCACCATTGGAATTGCCTTTCACGATTATCAACTGTTCAATCAAACGGTTGCTTTTAGTATCATGGTAATCATTACAGCTTTTAGCGCCTTAATTTCTTTATCGTATGACAGAATCGAGTTGGCCGTACTTTCGCTTATCGGAGGTTTCGCGGTTCCGTTTATGGTTAGTACCGGCGCAGGAAACTACGTTGTTCTGTTTACTTATATTGCTATTTTGAACATCGGAATTCTGGCTATCGCCTCTTATAAAAAATGGAATCTGGTTAATATTCTCTCTTATATCTTTACTGTCTTATTGTTTGCAGCGTGGCTATCGAAGGATTTAAAATCAGATCAACCACATTACGCCGGAGGTTTCCTCTTTGCATTCCTCTTCTACTTTATCTTTATTTTAATGAATATCATTAACAATATCAGATCAAAAGGCGAATTTTCACGTACCCAACTTACGATCCTCGCGAGCAATACGTTTTTGTTTTATGCCGCCGGAATGGCTATTTTAGCTTCTTATCATAGTGAATTAAGGGGCTTGTTTACCACTGCTTTGGCGTTCTTAAATTTAATCTACGCCTGGTTTTTGTACAAAAAATTCGAACTCGACCAAAAAGCAGCCTACCTGCTTATCGGACTAACCCTTACTTTTGTCACATTAGCGATCCCTATCCAGTTTGAAGGAAATTATATCACGTTATTCTGGGCTACAGAAGCTGTTTTATTGCTGTGGCTGGCACAAAAATCAAAAATAACAAGTTATCGATTTGGTGCAGTAATTGTTCACATCTTAATGATTTTCAGTCTGATCATGGACTGGAATCATTACTACAACAATAATCTGCCTTTAAACATCGTCCTAAATCCAATTTTTATAACGGGTGTTTTTGCTGTGGCTTCTTTGTTTGCCATTTGGTATTTGTTAAAAAATGAAACCGAAGATTCCACCCTCTTCAATATCACTTTCAATCCGGAAACCTACAAGAAATTTATTGCAACTGTGGCTATTACAATAGGCTATTTTACCGGTTTGTTTGAAGTTATTTTTCAATCCAATCAGTATATCGAAAACCTGTACAGTGCGATTGCATTCCCTATTTTATATCACTTATTGTTCTCGGCCATATTTACATCATTTTTGATCCGAAAAAAAACAGAAACAGGATATCAGGGCGCTTTACTAATAGCTCTTTCAAATATTGTTTTATTCACCTTCTGGTTTTCCAATTATCCATTTTTTGAACACAGAGACCTTGTTACTACGGGAACTGGCACATCCATTGCTTTTTATCTTCATTATATTTCGCTGCTTATCACGATTTATTTTGGCTATCAATTGTTTAAAATTTACAAGAAAGTGGATTTCACTTTTCTTCAGAGCCGATATCTCATCTGGGGTGCCGCTTTCTTTGTCCTTTACATTACCAGCTCAGAGGTAATGTTGCATGGTCTTGTTGTAATGAATACTCCCGTTACTCCTCATGATTTGCAGACGACCGTATATACCAATTACAAATCCAATTTGCCTTATCTGCGTGAATTAATAGCAGCTGACTCTATTCAGCTGGCGAGTATCAAAATAATCAAAACCGGATTTCCTATTCTTTGGGGTATTCTGGCTTTTGTATTTTTAATTATCGGAATCAAAAAGCAACAAAAATCTTTACGAATAATCGCTTTATCTTTGCTTGGATTGACCATTTTAAAATTATTTGTATACGATATCAGCAACATTTCCGAAACCGGAAAAATCATATCATTTATCCTTCTGGGAATATTAATTTTAATTATCTCTTTTGTATATCAAAAAATCAAAGTGTTAGTTATTGACGAAAACAAGCCAAAAGACACCAATGAAACTAAATAAATTTATCTTACTCCTAATTTTTGCCAACCTTTCTTTCGGGCAATATCAGACTACCGGAAAAATAAAACCCATTTCAGAGCAAGGTTTCCACGAAATTATTTTATCTCCGGAAATTCGATCTTATTCGAAACAAGATCTTAGCGATATCCGATTATTTGATTCAAAAGGGAATGAGATTCCGTATTTTATCCAGACGCCTAAAAACATCAGTTTAAACACTTTTGAAACGTATACAATTGTCTCCAAAACAACTATTCCTAAAAAAAGTACGACTGTTATCATTGCAATTCCGCCGAATAAAAAACACCATGAGATTTCACTTTTTATTGCAAATTCTGATGCTGAAAAAAAATACACGGTTTCGGGAAGTGATGATCAAAAAGAATGGTTTGGAATTTCCAATACCCGAATTTTAGACGACCTGAACAGTACGTCGGAAACCAGTGTTGCCAAAACCATATCCTATCCTTTAAATACCTATCATTACCTAAAAATTGATTTCGACGATCAAAAAACGCTACCGGTTAACATCTTAAAAGCAGGCAATTTCACCAATCAAATTCAGAGAAATGCTTTACAGGAAATAAGCTCCGGCAAATCAAATACAACAGAAAACCATTCGAAAAAAGAAACACAAATTCAGACACTTTTTGATGCTCCGCAAATCATCAACCAAATTTCGTTTGAAATTGCAAAACCTGCTTACTACAACCGTAAAGCTGTTTTATACAAAAAAGTAAAAAGACAGTTAAAACGAAAATCAATAACCACGGAAGAGGAAATCGCAACTTTCGAATTAAATTCAAATGTAAAAAACACTTTTACAATCCCCGAAATATTCGAAAAAGAGCTTTTTATAAAAATAGAAAACAACGACAATCAGCCTCTCTCGATTTTAAAAGTGAAGTTCAGTCAGAACCCGCTTTCGATGGTTGCCGAGTTAAGTTCAATGGAAAATTATGTTCTTAAAACCGGAAACAAATCGATGACTGCTCCGGAATATGATCTTTCTGCTTTTAAAAATAGTATTGCTTCCAATTTACCACAAACGGCTGTGTACGATATTCAGCAAAAAGCTACCCTAAAAAAACAAAGCGAAAACAAATCTTTCTGGCAACAATCCTGGTTTATGTGGCTTTGTATTTTGTTTGGAGGTGCTATCCTTTTATTTTTTACAACCAGCCTTGTAAAAGATTTAAAACAGAAAAATGGGCAGTAAACTTTTCCCGATTTTTAATTCTATTTTTCTGACTAAAGCAGAATTCTGTTCCTTTTTTACCAAAAGAAAGCAAAAAATAGCGCGAAATTTCGCTCCTGCTTTTTCATTATCGTTAAAATAAAATCCAGAAAACACGCACCATACAACGATTAGCCGAAGTTTCTTAAATGTTAACAAAATAGATTTTCAGAAACCATAAATAATTGTATTTTTACGGTTCAAAATTCAGAAAATAAATGGGCAAAATCATTGCGATTGCTAATCAAAAAGGAGGCGTTGGAAAGACTACTACATCTGTAAATCTTGCTGCCTCATTAGGTGTTTTAGAGAAAAAAGTATTATTGATCGATGCCGATCCACAAGCCAATGCTACATCTGGCCTTGGGATTGACGTAGAGTCAGTTGAAGCCGGAACGTACCAAATCCTGGAACACAGTATAACACCAAAAGAAGCCGTTTTAAAATGTACAGCTCCAAATGTTGATGTGATACCTGCACACATTGACCTTGTTGCCATCGAAATCGAATTGGTTGATAAAGAAAACAGAGAGTACATGCTTAAAAAAGCATTGGAAAGTGTGAGAGACGAATATGACTATATCATTATCGACTGTGCACCTTCTCTTGGTTTATTAACCCTGAATGCTTTAACAGCGGCTGACTCAGTAGTTATTCCAATTCAATGTGAATATTTTGCACTTGAAGGATTAGGAAAATTATTGAACACCATAAAAAGTATTCAAAAAATACACAACCCAGATCTTGACATTGAAGGATTGTTACTAACCATGTACGATTCGAGACTGCGTTTGTCTAACCAGGTGGTAGAAGAGGTTCAAAAACACTTTAACGATATGGTTTTTGACACCGTTATTCAGCGAAATGTAAAATTAAGCGAAGCACCAAGTTTTGGAGAAAGCATCATTAATTATGACGCAACCAGTAAAGGAGCCGTTAATTACATCAATTTAGCTCAGGAGATTATAAAGAAAAACAGCAAATAGTTTTTATGACAAAAGCAATTAAAAAACAAGCCTTAGGAAGAGGATTATCAGCGTTATTAAAAGATCCGGAAAACGACATTACATCAGTAGAAGACAAAAATGCTGACAAGGTTGTTGGAAATATCATTGAGCTTGAAATAAGTGCTATCGAAATAAATCCGTTTCAGCCCAGAAGCAATTTTAATGAAGAGTCGTTACGTGAATTAGCCACTTCTATTAGAGAGCTTGGCGTAATTCAGCCTATTACTGTTCGTAAATTAGATTTTAACAAATACCAGCTAATTTCGGGAGAGCGTCGTTTGCGCGCTTCGACTTTAGTAGGTTTAACGCATGTTCCGGCCTATATTCGTATTGCCAATGACAACGAATCATTGGTTATGGCTTTGGTTGAAAACATTCAGCGTCATGACTTAGATCCAATTGAGATCGCACTTTCATACCAGCGTCTGATTGACGAAATTCAACTTACACAGGAGCAAATGAGCGAGCGTGTGGGAAAAAAACGTTCTACTATTGCCAATTATTTACGTCTTTTAAAACTGGATCCGATCATTCAAACCGGTATCCGTGATGGTTTTATCAGTATGGGGCACGGTAGAGCGATCATTAATATTGAAGACTTAGATGTTCAGACGGATATCTACCAAAAAATAGTAAGTCAGAACTTATCTGTTCGTGAAACCGAAACTTTGGTAAAAAATTACCACGAAAGTTTAAAACCAAGACCGGAAGGAAAACCTAAAGCGGATTCTTCTTTTATGGTTAGAGAGACACAGAAAAACAGCTTCAACGATTATTTTGGTTCGAAAGTTGATATAAAAGTAGCCGGTAACGGTAAAGGAAAAATCACCATTCCTTTTGATTCGGAAGCCGACTTTAACAGAATAATAAAATTAATAAACGGATAGTGAATAAAATTGTCCCCATAAGTCTATTGTTCTTTCTCATAGGAACCGTTTCTCTTTTTGCCCAGGTAAAAAAAGACACGGTTTTGGTTGTTAAAGACACTAGCAAATTGCAGGAAATCGATCCGCTTACGCCTGCAAAAGCAGCGTTCTACTCGGCGATTTTACCTGGTTTAGGTCAGGCTTACAATAAAAAATACTGGAAAATTCCTTTAGTTTACGGAGCGATCGGTACGAGTTTATACTTCTATCTCGACAATAATAAAAAATACAACAATTATCGCGACGCCTACAAACGAAGACTGGAAGGCTTCAATGACGATAACTACAAATTTCTGGACGACAGCAGACTTATTGCGGGTCAGAAATTCTATCAGCGAAACAGGGATTTATCACTATTGTTTGTAGTTGGTTTTTATGCCCTGAACATCATTGATGCCAATGTTGACGCTGCATTGATTCAGTTTAACGTAAACGAAAGATTATCCTTGCGTCCGGAAATTTATCCCGACACTGTAACTTTCAAACCAAACGTTGGACTAACTTTTAATTACCACTTTTAAATAACTTCTGTTATTTGAATTTTAAAAAAATACACGAAATGAAAATTGCGCTTTTAGGATACGGAAAAATGGGTAAAGTAATCGAGCGAATTGCTTTGGAAAGAGGTCATGAAATTGTTTTGAGAAAAGACGAATTCACTACTTATGACGGCCTTTCAACAGCCGATGTCGCTATCGATTTCAGCATCCCGACTGCTGCCGTTGACAATATTTCAAACTGCTTTCATGCTAATGTTCCCGTAGTTTCAGGAACAACGGGCTGGTTAGAACATTATGACGAAATGGTAACGCTTTGCAACGAAAAGAAAGGCGGTTTTATCTCAAGTTCTAACTTTAGTTTAGGAGTTAACATTTTCTTTGAACTGAATGAATACCTGGCCAAAATTATGGCTCAGTTTGATTCGTATAAAGTTACGATGGAAGAAATTCATCATACACATAAACTGGATGCACCAAGCGGTACAGCCATTTCTTTAGCCAAAGGCGTGATCGAAAACAGTAATTATGCCAACTGGACTTTAGACGAAGCCAAAGACAACGAAATTCATATTGAAGCCAAAAGAATTGGTGAAGTTCCGGGAACTCATACGGTAACTTACGATTCGGCTGTAGACAGCATCGAATTGAAACATACCGCACACAACCGCGAAGGTTTTGCCCTTGGAGCTGTGATCGCAGCAGAATGGCTTGCCGGAAAAACAGGTATATACTCTATGAAAGACGTATTAAATTTAAAATAAACAGTTATAAAAGGTTGAGGTGAATTTCAAACTAGACCCCTGCCCTGAAACTTTAAACAAAATATTATGACACTATATTATTGGTTTGTATTTTTCTTAGCCGTTCAGATTATTCACTTTCTGGGAACCTGGAAATTATATCAGGCTGCCGGAAGAAAAAGCTGGGAAGCTGCAATTCCGGTTTACAATTCGATTGTTTTGATGAAAATAATCAGTCGCCCAACCTGGTGGACTTTATTACTTTTCATCCCAATCATTAACCTGATTATGTTTCCTGTTGTTTGGGTAGAAACCTTAAGAACGTTTGGCAAAAAAACAACTTTAGATACTCTTTTAGGAATCTTCACTTTAGGTTTCTATATCTACTATATCAACTACACTCAAAAATTAGTACACAACGCCGACAGAAAATTAACGTCAGAAAATAAAGCAAGCGATACCCTGAGCTCTTTACTTTTTGCAATTATTGTGGCAACACTTGTACATACTTATTTAGTGCAGCCTTATACAATCCCTACATCGTCTTTAGAAAAATCATTATTAATTGGTGACTTTTTATTTGTTAGTAAAGTAAATTACGGTCCAAGAGTACCTATGACTACCGTTGCATTACCGATGGTTCATGACTCTATCCCTTTTGTAAAACAAAAATCTTATTTGAAATGGCCACAATTGCCTTATTTCAGATTACCTGCCTTAGAAAAAATAAAACGAACAGATATTGTGGTCTTCAACTGGCCAGTCGATACGGTTCATTATTTCTATGAGCCAAAAGGAAGACCCGGCGTAATCAAACCTATTGATAAAAAATCGAATTACGTAAAAAGATGTGTAGGTATTCCTGGAGACAGCCTGTCTATTAAAGACGGATTTGTTTTCATCAATGGAAAAAAATTAGTTTTACCGGAAAGAGCAAAACCGCAATACTCTTATTCAGTAGCCATAGACCCAAAAATACCTATCGATTTTGAATCTTTGGTTAGAGAACTGGATATCACAGACGGAGCAGGATTTAAAAGCGAAAAAAGAGACACTCTTTATTTCAGAGCTTTAACCGAAGCCAGTGCAGAGCGCCTTAAAAATACACCGGAATTACAGCTGTAAAAAGAGAAATAGACCGAGGAAATGACAATGCTATTTTCCCTCATATCAACAAATGGAATCAGGATAATTTTGGTCCAATCTATATTCCGGAAGCAGGAAAAACAGTTGCCTTAACCAATGAGTCACTGCCTTTTTACAAAGACATTATTACCACTTATGAAGGAAACACTTTGCAGCTGGAAGGTTCTAAGTTCTTAATCAATGGTAAACCTGCTACGACTTATACCTTCAAACAAAATTACTATTGGATGATGGGAGACAACCGTCACAATTCCGAAGATAGTCGTTACTGGGGTTACGTTCCTGAAAATCATATCGTAGGAAAACCGGTTTTCATCTGGATGAGCTGGGATACTAACGGTAAAGGAATCAATAAAATTCGCTGGAGCAGAGTTTTCACGACTGTAGATGGCGAAGGTCAGCCTCAATCGTACTTTAAGTATTTCTTATTTATTCTTGCAGCCTATTTTGTTGGAGAATATTTCTGGAGAAAAAGAAAAGAAAACAAAGCATAAAATAAAAAAAGTTATTTTTGTCTCAGGTTTCAAGTTTCAGGTACATTCAAAACCTGAAACTTGAAACCTGAAACTTTTAAAGCAATTACAGATGAACTCTCTCTTACTTCCTACTTATTTTCCATCGATAAGCCACTTTGCAGTTATGGCCCAATCTGAAAATATTACTTTTGAAATGGAGGATAATTTTCAGAAACAAACCAACAGAAACCGTACATACATTTATAGTCCAAACGGGATTCAGTTATTAAACATACCGGTTAAACATTCAAAATCTGCTCATCAGAAAACAAAAGATGTATTAATCGAGAATGAATTTGACTGGCAAAAACAGCATTTCAAATCATTGGAAGCCGCTTACAGAAGCTCTCCGTTTTTTGAGTTTTTTGAAGATGATATTCGTCCTGTTTTTGAAAAGCAGCACACTTTTTTAATGGATTTAAATCTTGAGGTACTGGACATCACTACTAAATGTCTGCGCATGAAATTAGAGTTCGGCAAAACTACCGAGTACTTTCATGAAGTAGAAAATATCTCTGATTTCAGAGTTTTGGCTAACGGAAAAAGAGACCTTAATGCCTTTGAAAAATACACTCAGGTTTTTGACGACAAGCATGGTTTCATCAATAATCTAAGTGTTTTGGATTTACTTTTTAATGAAGGTAAATTTGCTATGGATTATTTAAAAACACAAAAAATACTGGTTTAAGATTTAGGTTTAACCGCAAAGAGCGCAAAGATATTCGCAAAGTTCGCAAAGCTTATTTAGTATAGCTTTGCGAACTTTGTGTTTGTATAAAATCTTATCACTAAAAATCCTTACGGTCTTTAAGGTTAAACCAACGAGAGATTCTCACCGCTCCTTTTCTGATTAATTTAGTTCTACTTTATCGTCAGCTGCTTTTAGCTCCAGCCATCTTGACAATGTTTCCATAATTCGTTTTCGATCGTTCTCCGGAAAATCTTTCACTCTCGTGGTGTGGCTACCGGTGGGAAGAACCATTTTTAAAGCATCCAGTTTCGGATCGGGTGTTGGGGCACAGGAATACCAGGTATCGTAACCGCCGTAGATATACAAAATTCTGTTTCCTTTATTTTCTACATATTTACGCACTTCTTTGATGTATTTCGGATTGTATTTTATAGCCACTCCTTTGGGAGCAAATCGATCATTAGAAGTACTTTTTACCACCTGTAACAAATCAGCAACCGGAGAAAAATCAAAACCATAATAGCCTAATTCTTTCAAATGCTGATAGTAAGACGGCAGGTAATGAAAGTACATTTTATCATTATATGTTCTAACGCCTGAAACCTCATCCAGATAATCAAACAATTCTTTTGGAGTTGCAGTTACTTCCGGAATAGCCTCGCATTTTCCGCCCCATTGCCAAAAAGAAAAAGGAAATTCTAAAACCGCATATTCTAATGCTTCAGCCAAAGGCACTTCTGTAAAGGTCATTTTCTTTGCTTCGGCATATTGTTTAAATTCTTTTAGTACGGCTTCTCTATTTTCTAAAACTGCTCTTTGAAAGGCTGTAATTTTTGCCCTGCAGGCTGCTGTTCCCACTATTTTTGTATGTTCTACCGTTCTGAGATCTTCCG harbors:
- a CDS encoding S28 family serine protease; this translates as MKSIQRLLLLLCVVLSSHFASAQGTSDLHQKLTALFPKAEITVIENLEGYTESYQLILDEPLDHKNPQKGTFKHYVYLSHLNFNSPMVIETHGYNTNNIKSEVSKLLNANQIAVEYRFYGKSRPEPLPWEYLTNDQAIADYHDLVMKLKQIYTGKWISTGISKGGETALIYKSKYPNDVDVAMPYVAPLINTTEDLRTVEHTKIVGTAACRAKITAFQRAVLENREAVLKEFKQYAEAKKMTFTEVPLAEALEYAVLEFPFSFWQWGGKCEAIPEVTATPKELFDYLDEVSGVRTYNDKMYFHYLPSYYQHLKELGYYGFDFSPVADLLQVVKSTSNDRFAPKGVAIKYNPKYIKEVRKYVENKGNRILYIYGGYDTWYSCAPTPDPKLDALKMVLPTGSHTTRVKDFPENDRKRIMETLSRWLELKAADDKVELN
- the dapB gene encoding 4-hydroxy-tetrahydrodipicolinate reductase, whose translation is MKIALLGYGKMGKVIERIALERGHEIVLRKDEFTTYDGLSTADVAIDFSIPTAAVDNISNCFHANVPVVSGTTGWLEHYDEMVTLCNEKKGGFISSSNFSLGVNIFFELNEYLAKIMAQFDSYKVTMEEIHHTHKLDAPSGTAISLAKGVIENSNYANWTLDEAKDNEIHIEAKRIGEVPGTHTVTYDSAVDSIELKHTAHNREGFALGAVIAAEWLAGKTGIYSMKDVLNLK
- a CDS encoding ParB/RepB/Spo0J family partition protein, which produces MTKAIKKQALGRGLSALLKDPENDITSVEDKNADKVVGNIIELEISAIEINPFQPRSNFNEESLRELATSIRELGVIQPITVRKLDFNKYQLISGERRLRASTLVGLTHVPAYIRIANDNESLVMALVENIQRHDLDPIEIALSYQRLIDEIQLTQEQMSERVGKKRSTIANYLRLLKLDPIIQTGIRDGFISMGHGRAIINIEDLDVQTDIYQKIVSQNLSVRETETLVKNYHESLKPRPEGKPKADSSFMVRETQKNSFNDYFGSKVDIKVAGNGKGKITIPFDSEADFNRIIKLING
- a CDS encoding WbqC family protein is translated as MNSLLLPTYFPSISHFAVMAQSENITFEMEDNFQKQTNRNRTYIYSPNGIQLLNIPVKHSKSAHQKTKDVLIENEFDWQKQHFKSLEAAYRSSPFFEFFEDDIRPVFEKQHTFLMDLNLEVLDITTKCLRMKLEFGKTTEYFHEVENISDFRVLANGKRDLNAFEKYTQVFDDKHGFINNLSVLDLLFNEGKFAMDYLKTQKILV
- a CDS encoding DUF2339 domain-containing protein — encoded protein: MEGFLLALIFCFLFYILNTIKGRFDHLEEDIQKLSKKLDLLKTAEKTTENISVAPIPVVKKEDFRTIPEQSNPNIPEPVQPKVVEEKIPIATPTEEIKESEPEKPLTPAAIQAASTVEKTTPQQLTPVAPEKSFWENFKEKNPDLEKFIGENLINKIGILILVLGISYFVKYAIDKDWINEPARVGIGILSGALVMGIAHKLRKNYAAFSSVIVAGAIAIFYFTIGIAFHDYQLFNQTVAFSIMVIITAFSALISLSYDRIELAVLSLIGGFAVPFMVSTGAGNYVVLFTYIAILNIGILAIASYKKWNLVNILSYIFTVLLFAAWLSKDLKSDQPHYAGGFLFAFLFYFIFILMNIINNIRSKGEFSRTQLTILASNTFLFYAAGMAILASYHSELRGLFTTALAFLNLIYAWFLYKKFELDQKAAYLLIGLTLTFVTLAIPIQFEGNYITLFWATEAVLLLWLAQKSKITSYRFGAVIVHILMIFSLIMDWNHYYNNNLPLNIVLNPIFITGVFAVASLFAIWYLLKNETEDSTLFNITFNPETYKKFIATVAITIGYFTGLFEVIFQSNQYIENLYSAIAFPILYHLLFSAIFTSFLIRKKTETGYQGALLIALSNIVLFTFWFSNYPFFEHRDLVTTGTGTSIAFYLHYISLLITIYFGYQLFKIYKKVDFTFLQSRYLIWGAAFFVLYITSSEVMLHGLVVMNTPVTPHDLQTTVYTNYKSNLPYLRELIAADSIQLASIKIIKTGFPILWGILAFVFLIIGIKKQQKSLRIIALSLLGLTILKLFVYDISNISETGKIISFILLGILILIISFVYQKIKVLVIDENKPKDTNETK
- a CDS encoding ParA family protein produces the protein MGKIIAIANQKGGVGKTTTSVNLAASLGVLEKKVLLIDADPQANATSGLGIDVESVEAGTYQILEHSITPKEAVLKCTAPNVDVIPAHIDLVAIEIELVDKENREYMLKKALESVRDEYDYIIIDCAPSLGLLTLNALTAADSVVIPIQCEYFALEGLGKLLNTIKSIQKIHNPDLDIEGLLLTMYDSRLRLSNQVVEEVQKHFNDMVFDTVIQRNVKLSEAPSFGESIINYDATSKGAVNYINLAQEIIKKNSK
- a CDS encoding DUF5683 domain-containing protein — its product is MNKIVPISLLFFLIGTVSLFAQVKKDTVLVVKDTSKLQEIDPLTPAKAAFYSAILPGLGQAYNKKYWKIPLVYGAIGTSLYFYLDNNKKYNNYRDAYKRRLEGFNDDNYKFLDDSRLIAGQKFYQRNRDLSLLFVVGFYALNIIDANVDAALIQFNVNERLSLRPEIYPDTVTFKPNVGLTFNYHF